TTTTCAGATAGAAGCAAATAATAATCATAACTATGCAGATGGCAACGAGATCATCAGCTTTCAGAGTACGCAAATACGCGATGAGCATGGCAATGTGATGACAGATGGAACGCTCGTTACTTTTTATATGACAGATGCTACAGATGCCCACTGGCAGAATAAAGCGAGTACGGTTAATGGGTACGCTTTCGCGAAAGCGTTACACCCACAATCACCCACCACATGGAATGTAAGAGCAGCCGTGACGGGTATTGCACAAAGCAACTCCATAACACAGCAATTTGAATCCATCATTACCTCCATCCCTACTCCAACAATAACAGAAAGAAACTTGACCATAGGACCGCTTACAAGCTACTTAGGACAATTGGTACAAAACGGAATTGACGTATCTGTCACCATAGGAAATGAAACCCGCAACGGACAAACGAAAAATGGTGAGGCTACCTTTTATCTAAAAGAAGAAGATTATCCTACTGGAACATATGACATTGTAGTTCGTTGTTTAGGACTAGAAAGTAACACCCAAATATCAATAGATTGAAAAGTAACAAAACCTTATATCGCATTTTGATTTTGGCTGGATTTATTCTCATAAATTCAGGTGTGCTCTATGGCATCAGTCAGGTGATTGCTTTTTTAAACACGGGTGCAGATAGAAGTAAAATGCTACATCTGGATGAAACAAAAGACCGTCATTATGTGCCAGAAGTTACTTGGGAATCTATTGAAAACCCTGGACGACCTATGGAAGAAGCAAATCTAGCGAGTATAGAAGAAGACTATCTAGATGCTTGGTATGTAAAAAACAGGGCTTTTTACACAGGAGAAGATGCAGGGATTTTTGACCATTATACAGAACGCGCTCGAGGAAAAGTACTTGACTTACTAACACTTAATAATGAAACAAACACCTACATAGAAAGTACTACACTTACTCATCACCTCTCTGTAGAATTTTATAGTGCAGATGGTACTCTAGTAGTGCTCACAGATCGCAATGTGACTGGTGTAGAGCGTGTTTTTAAAAATGAACAATTTCTCGTACAACGAGCTTTTAATAATGACTATAAAATTATACTGCTGCTAGAAGATGGCTTCTGGAGGGTACGTCATTTTGAAAAAGTAGCCTCACATCCTGCCGAAATTAAAAATGAAATTATCCCTCTAGATCTTGCTATGCTGGAAGGCATCAATTATTACCCACAAGGAAGTCCTTGGGACACCTTTGGCCCTACATTTAGTAAGGACACACTCGCTACAGATTTTAAAATTATTAATGATCTTAAACTTAATTCCATAAGAGTTTTTGTTGGTTTTCAAGATTTTGGAAAAGCAAGTGTTCCTAAAGAAAAGCTTGAGAAACTCACCTCACTTCTAGACGAAGCAGAAAAAGCAAAACTCAAGGTTGTGGTTACACTTTTTGACTTTTATGGAGATTATCGCATCCAAGACTGGACGATAACAAATGCACACCTTCATAGTATTGTATCACATGTAAAAGACCATCCTGCATTGCTAGGTTGGGATATTAAAAATGAACCTAATCTCGATTTTGAAAGTCGTGGGGAGCGCGAAGTATTATCGTGGCTGAGTCAAACGATAGATTATCTCAAGACTATAGATAATACACATGCAGTAACTATAGGCTGGTCTTCACCAGAGGCTGCGCTACATCTTGAAAAGCAAGTAGATATTGTCTCTTATCATTATTATAAAGATCTTGAGGATCTTGCAGCAGCTCACAAAGTACTCACAGATGCAACTAGCAAACCTGTGGTTCTGCAAGAATTTGGTCTTGCAGCTTATCACGGATTATGGAATCCTCTAGGACCTGATGAGAAAGATCAAGCCGCATATTTTAAGGAGTTTTATATAACCCAGAAAAGAGATAGCTTACACTATCTCTCTTGGACACTTTACGACTTTAGGGACATACCGACTGAAGTGGCTGGTAGATTACCGTGGCGAAAGAACAAACAGGCTTTTTTTGGAATTGTGAATACACTTGGGGTGAAAGACGATGCCTATTTGATTATTAAGAACCGGTAATTATGCTACCTTCAATATTACTTCGTTATTATTAGTACTTCTTCCTGCAAAAACATCTAGGTACATCTGAGCGATACGGCTCATAGGTAATGCTGTTGCTGCTTTGTAATTAGCTTTTGCTATTTCTGTTCTATATGCTTCATTCATTACTAGGTTTTCTATACCAGATGCAAGACTGTGCATACTTTCTGGATTAAAGAACTCACCTCTATACCCTTCTTCTTTTACTAAGATGCTTAAATCTCCCAGATCTGGCATTACTACTGCTTTACCATAGCTTCCTGCTTGGTGCAACACTCCAGAACTTCCAGTAGTAGATGTGTATGGAAAAACTACCATCGCACTCTCTGAAAATATTACTGGTACATCTTCTTCTTCTACATAACCTGTAAAAGTAAGGTTAGGAACGTGCTTATATATCTCTTGTACTTCGGCTAGGTATCCCGGTGTGTTAGGGCTATCTGTTCCCGCAATTACGATTTCAAGATCGCGTCCTGTGTTTTCTCTTACCTTTTGTACAGCTTCTATAAGTATTTCTACTTTTTTATAAGTTCCAAATTTTCCAAAAGTCATTATCTTAAGAGGACCCGGAGCAGCTTGGTAAGACGGTTCTAATGGAATTTCAAAAGTACCATGAGGGATGAGTACGCAATTTTTTGCGTTATATTTTTCTTCTAGGATAGTTACATACTTGCTTATGGTAAGTGCTACAGTATCTGCTTTAAGAACTACACGAGTAAGCATCTCTCCAATAAAGTTATACGCTTTAATTTTAAGTTTATTAGATGTAAATCCTGCGCTATCAAGATCTACAGTTTCCATAATATTATGAAGTAATACCGTTGTTTTTACTCCCATTAACTTAGAAACCCAAGGAGAAAACAGGCCTAAAGCGGCCGCTACTTTTTTATCTCCAAACTTCATAAACTGTAGGTTATAAAGTACTGCATCTGGCTTTGTAGCTCTTACTGCCTTTGCAATAGATAGTACATTAGATAAGCTGTTAAATTTCCAGCACTGCTTTACTGTGATTGCACATCCATCTTCTTCAAAAGTGATATCTGCTTGTTCTGGAGTTACATCTGTAAGAAGTACAAGTTCTGTTACTTCTTGGTTTTGACGAAAGTGCTTAACTAAATGATATGCATATTCGTTTAAAGTTACTTTGCTCGGTGGATAGGCCGTTACGATTGCTAATTTCATGATATATAGATTTGATGTTGATGTTGATGTAGTAGTATTCTTTTTGTTATGCTGCTGCCTGGTAATAGTTGGCTTCATTATTAAGCTGTGCGTATAATTCTTTTACTGCTGGCTCTGGATAGCTAAAAAACTTAAGTGATTTTTCTTCAGAGATTTCAGCTCGTAAGTTTTCTAAAACTCTTACTAGCTTCTTAGTTCCCTTTTTCACCTCACATAGGTTGATGATTACATTATCTTGTATCGTAAGTAATGCTTTGAAGTAACCTTTTACTTCTTGAATGTGTGTGCTAGATACTTTTCCTTTGATACAAGTTACTCCGTAAATGTTGTTGATTTCTAAAGCCATGATATTTATTTTTAAGTAGTTATGTTTTTTTGATAGTACAAATATGCGGCTTTGCTTTCGCGAAAGCGGACGAAAAACGTTTACTCGACCATTAGTGTAGACGAATGGTATTTGACCTTCGATAAACGATTTTTGAAAATGGGCGGATTATCACGTATTTGCACCAACAGCCTATATTACAGCACTTAAGAATGCTATCAAAAGTGTTCTTTTATCAATGTAGAATACATTAGAAGGACGACGCTGGACGGCTATTTTCAGTTTTATAAAGTATTGGTAAAACAAAACCCTCCTATCAAAGCAATAGCTTATACGAGTGCGACTCCAAGCAAAGGTATTTTCTTGGTAGATTCCTAAATGGATTAGGCCTTTCCGTTTCGGTTCTGGTTTCTTCCAGTGATGCAATATGCAGGAAAGCCTACACAATAAATACAACTTTACAAGATAACTTTACTTACGCTTTCGCGAAAGCGTACTTCTTCAAATCAACTTTGAAACCACTACGCGCGGCGCACAACTCCAAAATTCATTGTATATTTAGATCAAACAAGCAAGACCATAAATTAAAGCAAATCAGGAATTCCGATAGCTATTGGAAGCGACACTCGCTTTATGTTGTGGACTATTAGCAACTATAAAACCCAAATTATGTCATATTACATTATAAAGTCAATAAAAAAATCTGAAAAATATATAATATCTAATTCTCAAGTTCTAGGAAATTACGACATAGACACAAATCTTATTGCCGAAGAAGATATATCAAAAACGCAAGAAATTTATGGGGGACTAAACTCAATATTTACAATTAGAGATGATAAATTTCGAGGAGATTATGGGTTTTATAATCTATCCGAGTTTGATTTTGTTGAACGAGCAGCATCTCATTCTACTGGAGATTTTATGAAATTAATTAATGAAAAAAATATTCAATTAGCATTTTGCCCTAAAAAAGTACTGACAACAATAGAAAAATTGATGGGAGTAATTGACAATGTTGAAAATGAATATATCAAAGAATATAACGAAAAAGAAAGCTTGAAAAATTTAATAAAATTGACGAAGGAATCAGTCGATAATGATGAAGTCCTATGGTGTTATTATGAATAATTTACAGATGCTCATAGAGTATGCGGCACTGCTAGCAACTAGCAACCTAACAGCATACTAATGGAACAAGGCGTAACCACTGCCCTTAGGGGACTCGCACTCTCTAATTAAATAAACTACTATTAATAAATAGTCTAAAGATGCCCATACTGGGCACACAAAAAACCCTCTTATCAAAGCAATAGCTTATATAAGAGGGCAAACTACAATCTGGGGGTATATTTTACTTTACTTGCATTTTCCAGAAGTAAAGTAGTTGTGCGATAAGTAAACCACCCATCGCTGCAACTTGGGCTAACACAACTTCAAACAAGGAATCGTGGAATAATATGATTAATACTATTTGTAACACTCCAAAAATGGCCGCAATTACAATAGGCTTATAATGATCAAGGGATAAATAGTAGTAGGCAAAAATATTAGATAGAGCAAAAAAAGAAGTAGCAAGAGCGTACCAGCCAAGTAAGGGAGCAATTGCCATATATTGATCTCCAAAGAGGACCTGTACAGCAAATGATGGGAATAAAAACGTGAATATTACAATCGCACTTGCAAGGGCTGTGATGTATCCTACATACTTCATAAGTACTGGAACAGAGTTTTTACCCTCTTTACGCATGGTTACTACGGTAGGTAGTAATAACATCACAAACATCCAGGTCACAAAATATACAACACGGCCTATAAGAGCTAGTGAGGCATATAATCCTGCATCATAAGATGGAAAAAAGTGCTTTACTAATAATATGTCACTGTTATTACAAATGATTTGGGTAAGCTCGTAACATGCTGTAAGTACAAAAAACTGAGTTACTGCCTTACTTTCTTTTGAGGTAAGCGCTGTCTCTATCGCTTTTTTTGAAGTGAGCTTCTTAAAAGGAAACACTCCAGCGATAAAAGAAATTGCTATTGCTGTAGATACTGCTACAGAGGATTCTATATTAAAAAACAGTAAGAAAGCAAAAGTAAGAGCGAGTCTACATACCATCTCTAGCTGATACGTGACAGAGAGTTCAATAAAAGATTTGCGTCCTTGCAGATTGCCACGATTTACACTCATAACAAAATAAAGTGGGACTGCTATTCCAAAAATGGTAAACATTATAGGTGATGCCGTTTGAAAAAGTGACTGTAATGATGTTGCAAAAACTACAATCAACGCTCCGAGTATAATTCCAAAAGTCGTCGCCTGTTTATAAGCTCTTTTTACAAATGCTTCTTGTTTTGAAGCGTCAAACTCTGTAGTAAACTTTGCAACTGCGAGTTGGAAAGTCATCGCTACAAAAGATAATACTAGAAGTAATGTTATCAATATAGCAGCATCTGCAAAAGCTCCAGGTCCTAGTACTCTACCTAAGCCTAAGTTATAGAGGTAATTTCCTCCATTTACTACAAAGGCACTGAGCATAAATATTTGCTCTGGTGAAAGTGCTTTTTTGATTTTTTGTTGGATTGCGATCATGATTAATAAGTCATTAGTTGGATAACTGGCTTATCAACCTTTCTATGCACTACATTTAATGTAGCTCCTGTTGACATAGTTCTTGCGTTGTGCACTATTCTTAATGTGCTTTTGTTGTTTATTACTGTAAGTCCCATAATAGTTTGTTGTTTGATTCTGGTACAAAGATGCAAGCAATTAAGAGGCTTTCGGTTGAAATTTCGATGAGCACATTTTTACTATAGACGAGTGGTAGGATTTCTTCTTTAAAGTAGCTTTTGTGGTTGAATCGCTTTCGCGAAAGGTTTACTTGTTACTATATAAGGAGTGGTTCTTAGATTGTTAGAGTTTACTTCATACTCATACGTGAAGCATCTTCTCCCAATCTTTATAGACTTCTGATTCGGGTGTAAAACATCTCCTCCCAGCCTTTCCCTTTTTCTTACTCAGATGTGAAACCTCTCCTCCTAGTTTTTGTGGACTTCGCACTCACACGCAAAAAACATCTCCTCCCAGCCTCCTCTTCGAAGAGGAGGAGCAAAAAATGAAAGCCCCTCTTAGAAGAGGGGTTTGGGGAGATGTCGGCAGCAAACTTCTCACTCACACGCAAAACATCTCCTCCCAGCCTCTGTGCATTCCTCTCGGTCGTTCCTTCCTCGTCGGATGCAAGAAAGAGGAGGAGCAAATAGTGAAGCCCCTCTTCGAAGAGGGGTTTGGGGAGATGTTCGCAACAGTAAGAATTTATCAAACCTTATAATAAATGGTAGGCACATTTGAGAAGATGTTAGCTGCCTAATATATTAAAAAACCTATTTTATTGATTTACATATATTTACAATAAAAATTAATGCAAAGATTGATTCCATACCGTAGAGACTTAAAAGAGCGAGCTAGGGAACTGAGAAAGAATATGACGCTAGCTGAATTAACTTTGTGGGATAAAATTAGAAGAAAAGCAACCGGTGCAGAATTTCATAGACAAGTGCCTCTATTGGATTACATCGTTGATTTCTATTGTCATGAAATAGGTCTTGCCATTGAATTGGATGGTGTCATACACGATAATCAAGTTATGCAAGACGGACTGCGTCAAGGTCGTCTGGAAGAAAAAGGTGTGCATTTCTTAAGATTTACAAATGAGGAAGTATTTAAAAATATAGATGCCGTTCTTATTGCAATAGAAGACAGCGTGCAGGAATGTTTGTAATTGACTTAGTTGATGCTTTTCTTACTCGCACGCAAAACATCTCCTCTCAGCCTTTCTCTATTTTTTACTCAGACGCAAAAAACATCTCCTCCTAGCCTCTGTGCATTCCTCTCGGTCGTTCCTTCCTCGTCGGATGCAAGAAAGAGGAGGAGCAAATAGTGAAGCCCCTCTTCGAAGAGGGGTTTGGGGAGATGTTGGCAGCAAACTTCTCACTCAAACGCAAAACATCTCCTCCCAGCCTCTGTGCATTCCTCTCGGTCGTTCCTTCCTCGTCGGATGCAAGAAAGAGGAGGAGCAAAAAAGTGAAGCCCCTCTTGGAAAAGGGGTTTGGGGAGATGTCGGCAACAGTAAGAATTTATCAAGCCTTAGAATGAATGGAAGGCACATTTGGGGAGATGTCGACAACAAGTACTTCAAGAATGAAAGGAAGAAACAACTTAATAGATATTGTCATCATAACTACCCAAGACTCATCACTACCTTATTTATACCGTCCAATCTAAAAAACATCATAAAAGCCTAAAAATTAGATGGTTCTTGACTTAATATTGAATATTTTTATTACCTATAAACTCAAAACTACCCTTTACCAGATCTTAACCTCCACCAGTCGACGATAAGTGTCGATGAGTTGCAATTATCTTCAGATTGAAATCTTGATATATGACCATAACTTGCAACTGTAAAACAAATGTAATGAGAATAGCAACATTAATTATCGTCTTCCTTTTAAGTGCAACAGCATACGCTCAAGATATGTCTGCAGGTTTCACTTTATTAGAAACTGGAAAATATGAGGAGGCAAAAGCTTTTTTTGGAGAAGTACTTAATGACTACCCAGATAATAAGACTGCAAGACTTTGTTACGGTCGTGCTTTAGGACTAAGCGGCGATAGCGCAGAAGCTAGATCATTATTTACAACGCTAAAAGCAGATTACCCAACAGATTTTGAAGTGGGTTTAAACTATGCAGAATCTCTTTTATGGGATAGCGATTTTGGCGCAGCAAAGGACTTTTATGAAACCCTCGTTGCCAAAGACAGCACGAGCTTCTCTGCCCTACTCGGCTATGCAAACACGCTTTCTAACCTTAAAGAATATGACGCGGCAATCGCTTATGTAAACAAGGCACTTACCGTACAACCTGGCAATGCCAATGCTGCAGTGTCAAAAAAGTTTATGCGTTTAGGTAAGGCAAACCAACTCACAACTGCCTTTCAATATGATGCTGCAATACAGTTGCTTAAAAATGCTCTTGAGGATATGCCTAACGATGAGCAAATCATAAGCGCACTTGCAAATACGTATATCGCAAAGAAGGATTATGAGAATGCAAACACGATGTACAGCAAGCTGTCAGACACCTTAACTTCTCAGGTAGGAAAGTCATTAGTTGCTCACTTACAGAAGGACGACAAGCTTGCTTTATCACTAGCTCAGGAGAGTATCGCTTTCGCGAAAGCGGACACTACAAAAATCATTACCGCAAACGAGCGCTACATCCAGGCACTCATATGGAACGGAAAATACGCCACGGCAAGAACTGCCATTGCCGATCTAAAAACGACATTCCCTACAAACCAGCGCGTTGCAGCACTCAAAGCTACGCTAGGGATGTACACTGGGACTTTCAAGAAAAGTATTGAGGTATATAACGATATTCTTGAGAAGGATAGCGCGTCTTTTGATGGAAATCTAGGGATTGCAAATGCGTACCGTGCGCAGGGGAATCTGGATGAGGCTTACGCTTTCGCGAAAAATACCTTAACCTTCTACCCTAATCAGAAAGATGCTACTGGGTTAATGAAAACTATAGAAAGTAGCCTTGCTCCCGTGATCGAAACACGAGCTGCCTATACTTCTGATAATGGCGATAACCAAGCTTATTCTGCTGGAATGACAGCTACCCTACCATTTACAAGTAGATTTAAAACGGTGTTCTCATATAACTATAGAACTACTGAAAATATGACTACAAATACAATGGCATATAATACAGATGCATCTATAGGTGCTCATTATAGAGTGATTAATAATACGTGGTTAGAAGGTACCCTAGGGTTTGTAAAAGCAAATGCAAGTGAAAATGAATACACCGATGTAAATGGATCTGTTTTTGTAAAATCGAGACCATTGCCACTGCAATATTTAGAGATAGGATACAGCAGAACGTTACAAGATTTTAACGCAGCGCTACTAGACGAGAAGATATTTATGAATAACTACTCCCTTAACTACAATATGGGAACAAACATTAATTTAGGTTGGTATTCTGGTCTTATGCATACGCAGCAAACGGATGGCAACTCTCGTAACTTACTATTCACTTCTTTATACTACAACTTTACAAAAAACCCAACGCTTAAAGGTGGTATCAATTACCAGTATGTAGGTTTTAAAGATCAAGTACCTACGCTTTACTTTAGCCCATCAAAATACCAAGCAGTTGAGTTGTTTTTAGATCTTACTGGCCAGGCAGGGAAGTGGAGCTATGCAGCAAACGCTGCTGGAGGTTTACAAGTAGTAGAAGATGATGAGGCTACTACCCTATTTCGCTTAGAAGCAAGACTTCAATATGCAATATCTAACCGTTTTCAAGTAGGTGCTTATGGTAAGTACAGTAACATCGCCTCTGCAACCGCAGCAGGATTTGAGTTTATGGAAGTAGGCTTAAAACTGAGATGGCAAGTGCTTAAAGGTGGCGTTGTGAAGATGTAATCTTGAAGACTATCCACTACTAGTGTAAATATTTAAAAACGCCTTTTGGGGCGTTTTTTGTTGTTATAATACTCATTCATATTACAAGCATAATGTTTGTTTTGAGAAACATAGAACTACAATATTCATTGTATATTTAGTGTAAACAAACTAGACCGCAAAGTAAAGCAACGAAGCAATTCCGATAATTATCGGGAGTCGTCCTTGCTTTATGGGATGGTCTACTGGCAACAATATGAAAAAAACATCTGTAATTCTAATTTTGACCATTTTCAGTTTAAACTTATTGACTGCTCAACAGACAATTTCGGAAATTGAAAAGTTAGCTTCAATTGGAAAAATTTACGGGTTTCTAAAATATTATCATCCCGAGGTTGGAAAAGGAATTTACAACTGGGACGATGAATTTATCAAATATCTTCCAAAAGTTTTAAAAGCAGCTGATAAGAACGACCTATCAGCAATTTACATAGACTGGATTAACAACTTGGGTAACATAGACGTTTGTAAAAAATGTAGCTCTGAAAAAAATTACTTCGATAAAAACTTTGACTTATCCTGGTTACAAAACGAAAATCTTTTTAATGATAAGCTTTCGTCAAAATTAAAATTCATTGAAAATAACAGAATTCAGAAGGAAAACTTTTATGTAGAAATACAACCTGTCGGCAACATAAAAGTTACTAACGAACCACAATACAAAAATTTTGAATTTCCTAACGAAGAATATAGATTATTGGGTTTGTTTAAATATTGGAATATAATAGAATATTTTTATCCATATAAATACATGACCGACCAAAATTGGGATTCTGTTTTAAGACAAATGATACCGAAAATTAAAAACGCTAAAAATCAAAGTGACTACCAAAATAAGATTAAAGAACTTGTCGCAAAACTAGATGATACACACGCTTGGATAAGTTTCTCTGACGAAAGACCTATGTACCTTCCTGCAAAGATTTCCCATATTGAAAATAAAGCGGTTGTTTCAGGTTTTTATAACGATTCCATTGCTAATCTCAACAACTTGCAAATAGGAGACATTATTTTGAAGATTAATGATTTAGATGTTAGAACAGAAAAAGACAAAAACCTAAAGTATGTCGCAGGTTCCAATAAAAACATTAAAACTAAAAACACTTACACTAAAATTTTCAGCGGTTCAGAAAAGGAAATAAACCTAACCATAGACAGACAAGGGGAAGTTAAAAAAATCAAAGTAAACAGATACGATTTTAATGATTTTAACTATTGGGATAATTCTAAAGCAATTAAATCAAAATTGGTCACTGACGAAGTTGGCTATATAAATATGGCAAGCGTTAAAGGCAGAGATATTGAAGATATTTTTAAATCATTTGACACTAAAAAATCTATAATAATAGATTTAAGAAATTATCCCGCCTTTATTTATTATAGATTTTCTAGATATTTAAATACAGAAAAAAAGGATTTTAGTAAAATTTATAGTCCGAACATTAATTACCCTTCAAGATTTAGCTACACAGATAATCTACGAACAAACAGTAGTAAAAAGGCTTTTAAGGGAAGAATTATATTGTTAGTAAATGAAGAGTCTTTGAGTAGGTCTGAATTTACGGCTATGGCTTTTCAAACAGCTGACAATATAATTACAGTTGGAAACCAAACTGCAGGAGCTGATGGAGATGTTGTTGTGTTTGAATATTTAGGAGGTTACAGAACGGCAATTTCAGGAAATGGGATTCTTTATCCTGACGGTTCGGAAACACAACGAAATGGAATAAGAATAGATGTAGAAGTTAAATCGACAATTAACGGATTAATTAATGGTCGTGATGAAGTTTTGGAGAAAGCAATCGAATTAGCCTCTGAATGAAAAACTGTTGCCAACAAAATAACTGAGTTAAAAGTTGACCTCCGCTTCCCTCAATAAATACCTCTAAAGTAATCTTTATTTTCATCATAAGCTCTTCCTACATTTATTATGGCAAAAGCTTGTTTTAGGAGCTTATTTGCGATTGAGATAAGAGCTTTTTACTTCTCGTATTCTCGTTATTCTTTCTAGAAATCGCACTAATCACTATCAACGTTAGAAAGAGCTCCTCGCAATACGTAACTTCAAAATTGATTAGATTTTTAGATCAAACTAACAAGACCGTAAATTAAATGAATTCAGCATCCCTGGTGGCTATTGCGAGCCGCCCTCGCTTTATGCAGTGCCTGTTGTTTCGAATTAAAACTCATTCCACAGAAAACTTAATTCGAACGAAATTTATTGAAATATATTTAATAAATTTGTATCCAAGTAGATACAGTATTTATGTTCTTTATTGAAAAAACATCTGAATTTGACAAGTGGCTGAGAAAGCTAAAAGATTTTAAGGCTAAGGCTAAAATTATATTCAGAGTTCAAAAATTAGAAACTAATGAACATTTTGGTGACTGTAAACCAGTTGGCGATGGAATTCGAGAAATGCGGATTAATTTTTCGAAGGGTTATCGTGTTTATTTCAAAGAAAAAGATGGAAAAGTAATAGTGCTTTTAATTGGCGGAGATAAATCTACTCAACAAAATGACATTGCGAAGGCGAAAAGTATTTGGAAAAAATTAAATAAATAAAAAATGGGAACTTCAAAATTTGAAATAGCTGACTATTTGGAAAGCAAAGAAATGATTGCGGAATATCTAAATACGGTTTTAGAAGAAGGAGACAATGCAGATATAATAAATGCAATTGGGCACATAGCAAAAGCAATCGGAATGACAAAAATTGCGGAAGAAACTGGTTTGAGCAGACCGAGTTTGTATAAAGCACTATCTGATGGAGCTAAGCCTCAATTTGCGACAATTATGAAAGTATTAAAAGCAATCGGAGGACAAATTCAAGTGAACCCGATGTCAGTATGAAAAAATAATGACCACAACAGAGAACTGAGTTAAACCAAGTCTCCTTCAAATTCGCTCAATACAAGCTATTAAGCTACTGTTGATCTTTCATTCGCGGTATCGTGTCTTCCTGATTTTATGACAGAAAAACCTCATTCATTATTAATAATAACTATTATTTTAAGTATTAAATCTTTTTAGTTCATTGTCAATCCAGTTTTCATACCAATCGATAAATATTATTCTGTCTCGATTTTCATTGTAAGGGTTAGGATAAATTCCTTGTTCGTTACATCTATCATCAACCCATAAATTACCATATTCTTTTTCATTGACTACCAAGTTCATGGAAACTCCGCAACCCAAATTTGAAACTCTCAAAATACCATTCACCCATTTATTTTGATAATACTCTTCATCTTTTTGCTCCAAATATTCATCTTCGTTTTCCTCAGTCACTTCTCCAAAATCTAGATTCCAATGTTCTGTATGAGGAAAAGGTTTGGATAAGTCATTTAAGTCACTCTTGTGTTTATAATCAAGATCAGAAAAAAGTCCGTTTTCAATAGGTTCCAATCCATAATACGGTCCAGCTCCACCATTTCCAATTTCCAGCAAAAATCCTCTATAATCAATAGGTAATTTTATTTTGTTGCGCTTCTCAAAATCGATTACCTCATTTTCTGATTTTGTTTTATTAAACAAGTACTTATGTTGTTTAGAACCAAACACCTCAAAATTCTTGTCAAACAGTTTTAATTGATTAAATTTTACCTTTATGCGATTTATTTGATCTTTTATTGAGAAATTCTATTCAATTACTGACAACTTGTAGGTTCAAAGA
The genomic region above belongs to Dokdonia sp. Dokd-P16 and contains:
- a CDS encoding glycoside hydrolase family 2 TIM barrel-domain containing protein; its protein translation is MKSNKTLYRILILAGFILINSGVLYGISQVIAFLNTGADRSKMLHLDETKDRHYVPEVTWESIENPGRPMEEANLASIEEDYLDAWYVKNRAFYTGEDAGIFDHYTERARGKVLDLLTLNNETNTYIESTTLTHHLSVEFYSADGTLVVLTDRNVTGVERVFKNEQFLVQRAFNNDYKIILLLEDGFWRVRHFEKVASHPAEIKNEIIPLDLAMLEGINYYPQGSPWDTFGPTFSKDTLATDFKIINDLKLNSIRVFVGFQDFGKASVPKEKLEKLTSLLDEAEKAKLKVVVTLFDFYGDYRIQDWTITNAHLHSIVSHVKDHPALLGWDIKNEPNLDFESRGEREVLSWLSQTIDYLKTIDNTHAVTIGWSSPEAALHLEKQVDIVSYHYYKDLEDLAAAHKVLTDATSKPVVLQEFGLAAYHGLWNPLGPDEKDQAAYFKEFYITQKRDSLHYLSWTLYDFRDIPTEVAGRLPWRKNKQAFFGIVNTLGVKDDAYLIIKNR
- a CDS encoding glycosyltransferase translates to MKLAIVTAYPPSKVTLNEYAYHLVKHFRQNQEVTELVLLTDVTPEQADITFEEDGCAITVKQCWKFNSLSNVLSIAKAVRATKPDAVLYNLQFMKFGDKKVAAALGLFSPWVSKLMGVKTTVLLHNIMETVDLDSAGFTSNKLKIKAYNFIGEMLTRVVLKADTVALTISKYVTILEEKYNAKNCVLIPHGTFEIPLEPSYQAAPGPLKIMTFGKFGTYKKVEILIEAVQKVRENTGRDLEIVIAGTDSPNTPGYLAEVQEIYKHVPNLTFTGYVEEEDVPVIFSESAMVVFPYTSTTGSSGVLHQAGSYGKAVVMPDLGDLSILVKEEGYRGEFFNPESMHSLASGIENLVMNEAYRTEIAKANYKAATALPMSRIAQMYLDVFAGRSTNNNEVILKVA
- a CDS encoding oligosaccharide flippase family protein — encoded protein: MIAIQQKIKKALSPEQIFMLSAFVVNGGNYLYNLGLGRVLGPGAFADAAILITLLLVLSFVAMTFQLAVAKFTTEFDASKQEAFVKRAYKQATTFGIILGALIVVFATSLQSLFQTASPIMFTIFGIAVPLYFVMSVNRGNLQGRKSFIELSVTYQLEMVCRLALTFAFLLFFNIESSVAVSTAIAISFIAGVFPFKKLTSKKAIETALTSKESKAVTQFFVLTACYELTQIICNNSDILLVKHFFPSYDAGLYASLALIGRVVYFVTWMFVMLLLPTVVTMRKEGKNSVPVLMKYVGYITALASAIVIFTFLFPSFAVQVLFGDQYMAIAPLLGWYALATSFFALSNIFAYYYLSLDHYKPIVIAAIFGVLQIVLIILFHDSLFEVVLAQVAAMGGLLIAQLLYFWKMQVK
- a CDS encoding endonuclease domain-containing protein; the protein is MQRLIPYRRDLKERARELRKNMTLAELTLWDKIRRKATGAEFHRQVPLLDYIVDFYCHEIGLAIELDGVIHDNQVMQDGLRQGRLEEKGVHFLRFTNEEVFKNIDAVLIAIEDSVQECL